Part of the bacterium genome, CAAAACCAGAAATTTTAAAACCTAAAATCACGAAAAAAATTAGTGGAGTCGTTAAAGAAAAACCTCGTTTAAAGGTCAAAAACTTACCACAAGCGATTAAAAAACCTATAATTCCTCCTCCAATTAAATCAACCGGAATACAAGAAGTAAAAGAGATAATAACACCCCTTCCTTCTGCCCCGGGAGGGACTAAAATAGATGATTTTCATGGCGAAGTGCCTGTGCCGAAATCAACTACCCCACAAGAAATTATCTCTACTGGTGAAAAAGATACACAGGTAAGTTCAATTCTTCCTCCTCAGGAAGGGAAAAAAGATGGTGAAACAATAGGTCCTTATATTCATATTGGTGGACCGGCTGGTGAAAGAAAGGTGTTATATCAACCAAAGTTTAAAATCCCTTATTGGTTAGAAAAAAGTGGACAATCCATCAAGGGAAAATTAAAAATCTGGGTTCTACCGGATGGCTCTATTGATAAGGTCGAGATAGATGAATCCTTTGGTTATGCGGAGATTGACCGATTAGCCCAATCTGCGGTCTATAAATGGCGATTCTATAAACTGCCGTCGGATATTAAAAGAATAGATTGGGGCACGGTAATCATTACAATTAAATTAGAATAAAAGTAACTATTCAGCCACGGATGGACACAGATGAAACACGGATTTTTTGTAACCGTTCAGGCTATATATCAAAAGTGTAAGAAAGGGGATAAGGAGATAAGAGTGATATGGAGATAAGATAATAGAAATAGATTGAAATTTATAGAAATAGGTAGAAATTGATTGTGGAAAACAACAAATTTCCATAAATTTCTATTACTCGATGTTCAAGTTTTTGGATAGGACTCAATATGATAGAAGTTTTTGGCACGAATTAGCTAAATAAAGAAAGGTCTTTTGCCGATAGTAGAAATAGTGTGAAGACACGAAATTTACT contains:
- a CDS encoding TonB family protein: MHYDTVFNRSLIISTTFHICIVIIFFFITFHPPVPLFKTIEISIVRLPEKEEPKPEILKPKITKKISGVVKEKPRLKVKNLPQAIKKPIIPPPIKSTGIQEVKEIITPLPSAPGGTKIDDFHGEVPVPKSTTPQEIISTGEKDTQVSSILPPQEGKKDGETIGPYIHIGGPAGERKVLYQPKFKIPYWLEKSGQSIKGKLKIWVLPDGSIDKVEIDESFGYAEIDRLAQSAVYKWRFYKLPSDIKRIDWGTVIITIKLE